A single window of candidate division WOR-3 bacterium DNA harbors:
- the era gene encoding GTPase Era: protein MKVGYCGIFGKPNVGKSLLLNRLLNTPLSIVSPKPQTTRHKILGILSEKDYQIIFLDTPGLLKPKYLLHEFMTKEIDESLESSDVTLFVCEPFGPPDDLENEIIKKIKEKEKPCLVAINKVDLVKKDLILPLIETYNQMGFSEIYPISALKNVGIEELKEGIVKYLKDGEPYYETDIISEKNERFFVAEFIREAIFNLYGEEIPYCTTVEVEEFKERESGKDYIRATIYVEKLSQKKIIIGKEGKALKKLGEMARKRIEAFLGKEIYLELWVRVKENWRKDSQFIKKTVYGF, encoded by the coding sequence ATGAAAGTTGGCTACTGTGGAATTTTTGGAAAACCAAATGTAGGAAAATCTTTACTTTTAAATCGCTTATTAAATACCCCTCTATCTATTGTTTCGCCTAAACCACAAACAACTCGTCATAAAATTTTAGGAATTCTCTCCGAAAAAGATTATCAGATTATTTTTTTGGATACTCCCGGACTTCTAAAACCCAAATATCTATTGCATGAATTCATGACAAAAGAGATTGATGAAAGTCTAGAATCCTCAGATGTTACCCTTTTTGTTTGTGAACCTTTTGGTCCCCCCGATGATTTAGAAAACGAAATAATAAAAAAAATAAAAGAAAAAGAAAAACCTTGTTTGGTAGCAATAAATAAAGTAGATTTGGTTAAAAAAGATTTAATTTTACCATTAATAGAAACTTATAATCAAATGGGATTTTCGGAAATTTACCCTATTTCAGCCCTAAAAAATGTTGGCATTGAAGAATTAAAGGAAGGGATCGTCAAGTATTTAAAAGATGGGGAACCTTATTACGAAACTGATATAATTAGCGAGAAGAATGAACGATTTTTCGTAGCGGAGTTTATTAGAGAAGCAATTTTTAATCTTTACGGTGAAGAAATTCCCTATTGTACTACTGTGGAAGTAGAAGAATTTAAAGAAAGAGAAAGTGGAAAAGATTATATTCGGGCAACTATTTATGTCGAAAAACTTTCTCAAAAAAAGATTATTATCGGCAAAGAAGGTAAGGCATTGAAAAAATTGGGAGAAATGGCACGAAAAAGAATTGAGGCTTTTTTAGGTAAAGAAATTTATTTAGAACTTTGGGTAAGAGTAAAAGAAAATTGGCGAAAAGATTCTCAATTCATTAAGAAAACAGTTTATGGTTTTTAA
- a CDS encoding acetyl-CoA carboxylase carboxyltransferase subunit alpha, translating into MKEYLDFEKPIAKLIEKIEEAKKNGNEDKIKKLENALIKVKKKIFEKITPWQKVLLARHPQRPYTLDYIERITEDFIELHGDRRFGDDLAIVGGLGKIEDIGCVIVGHQKGRDTKEKLKRNFGMPHPEGYRKALRIMKLGEKYNLPIISFIDTPGAFPGIGAEERGQAQAIAETIKEMSLLTVPIVVVVIGEGGSGGALAIAIGNRVLMMENAIYSVISPEGCASILWRDGSKAEKAAEMLKLTAQDLLKFGIIDEIVKEPLGGAHQNWEEAAAILKEAILRNLRELIKLSKEEILNKRIEKFRRMGI; encoded by the coding sequence ATGAAAGAGTATCTAGATTTTGAAAAACCGATTGCGAAATTAATAGAAAAAATTGAAGAGGCAAAAAAAAATGGCAATGAAGATAAGATAAAAAAGTTAGAAAATGCCTTAATAAAAGTTAAGAAAAAAATTTTTGAAAAAATTACTCCTTGGCAAAAGGTATTACTAGCAAGACATCCGCAAAGACCTTACACCTTAGATTATATTGAAAGAATTACCGAAGATTTTATTGAACTTCATGGCGATAGAAGATTTGGTGATGATTTAGCAATTGTTGGTGGATTAGGAAAGATTGAAGATATTGGTTGTGTAATTGTTGGTCATCAAAAAGGAAGGGATACAAAAGAGAAATTGAAAAGAAATTTTGGGATGCCTCATCCTGAAGGTTATCGAAAGGCATTAAGAATAATGAAACTTGGCGAGAAATACAATTTACCCATAATTAGTTTTATTGACACTCCCGGTGCCTTTCCAGGAATTGGTGCCGAAGAAAGAGGCCAGGCACAAGCGATCGCAGAAACAATCAAAGAAATGTCACTATTAACTGTTCCTATTGTTGTGGTAGTAATTGGCGAAGGCGGTTCCGGAGGTGCTCTAGCAATTGCGATTGGCAATCGGGTACTAATGATGGAAAATGCTATTTATTCAGTCATCTCTCCTGAGGGCTGTGCTTCTATCTTATGGCGAGATGGTTCAAAAGCAGAAAAAGCTGCTGAAATGCTTAAATTAACTGCCCAAGATTTATTAAAATTTGGAATTATTGACGAAATTGTTAAAGAACCTCTCGGAGGTGCCCACCAAAATTGGGAAGAAGCAGCGGCAATTTTAAAAGAAGCAATTTTAAGAAATTTAAGAGAACTTATAAAATTATCAAAAGAAGAAATCTTAAATAAAAGAATTGAAAAATTTAGAAGGATGGGCATATGA
- the purM gene encoding phosphoribosylformylglycinamidine cyclo-ligase has product MLYKEAGVDIDRLSLIKKFIKKEAKETKTPLVLSDIGLFGSLFELKGYKNPVLVASVDGVGTKILIACQMNKHKGIGEDIVNHCVNDILTIGAKPLFFLDYIAFSKIEEEVVKEVITGIKRACKYNNIALVGGELAQMPDFYPKGVYDLVGFIIGVCEKEEIIDGRKIEEEDIIVGLPSSGLHTNGYSLVRKIFKKFNIKIKGLKRTLGDELLIPHKSYLNEIFPYLKEIKGIAHITGGGFYENIKRILPKGLSCIIYKKTWEVPKIFKIIQKYGNIPEEEMYKVFNMGMGIVLIVEKDSKILRKIKEAKIIGKVIKGNFGVKIV; this is encoded by the coding sequence ATGTTATATAAAGAAGCTGGCGTTGATATCGATAGACTATCCCTTATCAAAAAATTTATAAAAAAGGAAGCTAAAGAAACAAAAACTCCTCTGGTATTATCAGATATCGGTCTTTTTGGTTCCCTTTTTGAATTAAAAGGTTATAAAAATCCAGTCCTGGTTGCTAGTGTTGATGGAGTAGGTACGAAAATTTTGATTGCTTGCCAAATGAATAAACATAAAGGAATTGGTGAAGATATCGTTAATCACTGTGTCAACGATATTCTAACAATTGGTGCCAAACCCTTATTTTTCTTAGATTACATTGCTTTTAGCAAGATTGAAGAAGAAGTTGTTAAAGAAGTAATAACTGGAATAAAAAGAGCTTGTAAATATAACAATATCGCCTTAGTAGGCGGCGAACTTGCCCAGATGCCTGACTTCTATCCAAAAGGTGTCTACGATTTAGTTGGTTTTATTATTGGTGTTTGTGAAAAAGAAGAAATTATTGATGGCAGAAAAATAGAAGAAGAGGACATAATTGTAGGTCTCCCCTCTTCCGGACTTCATACCAATGGTTATTCGTTAGTTAGAAAAATATTTAAAAAATTTAATATAAAAATAAAAGGCTTAAAAAGAACACTGGGAGATGAATTATTAATTCCTCATAAAAGTTATTTAAACGAAATCTTTCCATATTTAAAAGAAATAAAAGGAATTGCCCATATTACTGGTGGTGGATTTTATGAAAACATAAAAAGGATTTTACCAAAAGGTCTTTCCTGCATAATTTACAAAAAAACTTGGGAAGTTCCTAAGATATTTAAAATTATCCAAAAATATGGAAATATTCCCGAAGAGGAAATGTATAAAGTTTTTAATATGGGAATGGGCATAGTTTTAATTGTTGAAAAAGATAGCAAGATTTTAAGAAAAATAAAAGAAGCAAAAATTATTGGTAAAGTTATAAAGGGTAATTTTGGAGTTAAAATTGTATGA
- the polX gene encoding DNA polymerase/3'-5' exonuclease PolX, which produces MNKNKELAKIFNTIADALEYKGELQYKVIAYRKAARALEELTEDIEELYKKGKLRSIPGIGEGIEKKIKEYLETGKMKKYEEALEGIPEGLLELLSIQNLGPKTLALAHKELGVKNLEDLKRVIENGSLAKLFRMGEKKVENIKKGIELYEQSQARIPIDVALNIAEEVVDYLKKNKKVKEVCPSGSLRRWKETIGDIDILVTCDDKDRQEIIEYFTRYPKVSRILAAGETKASVMIGEGKEARQVDIRIVPEESYGAALQYFTGSKAHNIKLRSLAKDKGLKISEYGVFKGDKMIAGRTEEEVYKAIGLVWIPPELREDRGEIEAAQKGELPKLIELKDIKGDFQIHTTYSDGLDDLETMINACRKIGYQYIAITDHSKFAKYAHGLDEERLKKQWEEIDKLSKKYKDIKILKGIEVDILPDGGLDFSDEILKECDVVVAAVHQGFKKKVTERLIEAIKNPYVHIIAHPQGRLISKREGYEVDIEKVLEYAQKYNKVLELNAYPDRLDLDELHLRKAKSLGIKIAINTDAHAVRDLGWMRFGVGIARRAWLEKEDVINTWDYNKLIKFLKEITKKITADVI; this is translated from the coding sequence ATGAACAAAAATAAGGAGTTAGCCAAAATTTTTAATACGATTGCCGATGCTTTAGAATATAAAGGAGAACTACAATATAAAGTTATTGCCTACCGAAAAGCAGCAAGAGCATTAGAAGAATTAACAGAAGATATTGAAGAACTTTATAAAAAAGGAAAATTACGTTCTATTCCAGGAATCGGTGAAGGAATTGAAAAAAAGATTAAAGAATATTTAGAAACTGGTAAAATGAAAAAATATGAAGAAGCCTTGGAAGGAATTCCTGAAGGGCTGTTAGAACTTCTATCAATCCAAAATCTTGGTCCAAAAACATTGGCTTTAGCACACAAAGAACTTGGTGTAAAAAATTTAGAAGATTTAAAAAGGGTAATTGAAAACGGCTCTTTGGCAAAATTATTTAGAATGGGTGAAAAAAAGGTTGAAAATATTAAAAAAGGAATCGAACTCTACGAACAATCGCAAGCAAGAATACCAATTGATGTTGCCCTTAATATTGCCGAAGAAGTAGTTGATTATTTAAAGAAAAACAAGAAAGTAAAAGAAGTTTGCCCCTCTGGTTCTCTAAGAAGATGGAAAGAAACGATTGGCGATATTGATATTCTTGTTACTTGTGATGATAAAGATAGACAAGAAATAATTGAATATTTTACTAGATATCCAAAAGTTTCACGAATTCTTGCTGCTGGAGAAACAAAAGCTTCGGTAATGATTGGTGAAGGAAAAGAGGCAAGACAAGTAGACATCAGAATTGTTCCGGAAGAGTCTTATGGTGCGGCTCTCCAATATTTTACTGGTTCAAAAGCTCACAATATTAAACTAAGAAGTCTTGCCAAAGATAAGGGGTTAAAAATCTCAGAGTACGGTGTTTTTAAAGGTGATAAAATGATTGCTGGTAGAACTGAAGAAGAGGTATACAAAGCTATTGGACTAGTTTGGATTCCACCGGAATTAAGAGAAGACCGAGGTGAAATTGAAGCCGCCCAAAAGGGAGAATTGCCCAAATTAATTGAGTTAAAAGATATCAAAGGCGACTTTCAAATACATACGACTTACTCTGATGGTTTAGACGATTTAGAGACAATGATTAATGCTTGTCGAAAAATTGGCTATCAATATATCGCAATAACCGATCATTCTAAATTTGCTAAATATGCCCATGGTTTAGATGAAGAAAGATTAAAAAAACAATGGGAAGAGATAGATAAACTTTCTAAAAAATATAAAGACATAAAAATTTTAAAGGGAATAGAAGTGGATATTTTACCCGACGGTGGCTTGGACTTTTCTGATGAAATATTAAAAGAATGTGATGTGGTTGTCGCCGCTGTCCATCAAGGATTTAAAAAGAAAGTTACTGAAAGATTAATTGAAGCAATTAAAAATCCTTATGTTCATATCATTGCCCATCCTCAAGGAAGATTAATTTCTAAGAGAGAAGGATATGAAGTCGACATTGAAAAAGTCTTAGAATATGCCCAAAAATATAATAAAGTGTTAGAACTTAATGCCTATCCCGATAGATTAGATTTGGATGAATTGCATTTGAGAAAGGCTAAATCTCTTGGAATAAAAATTGCTATAAATACCGATGCTCACGCAGTTAGAGATTTAGGATGGATGCGATTCGGTGTCGGCATCGCTCGCAGAGCTTGGTTAGAAAAAGAAGATGTGATAAATACTTGGGATTATAATAAACTTATCAAATTTCTAAAAGAAATAACTAAGAAAATAACTGCGGATGTTATATAA